One segment of Pantoea sp. Lij88 DNA contains the following:
- the wecA gene encoding UDP-N-acetylglucosamine--undecaprenyl-phosphate N-acetylglucosaminephosphotransferase has translation MSTELGLIFLFSLAFLFFARKAAKKIGLVDKPNSRKRHHGAIPLVGGISVFAGICFTFAITNYYLPHALLYLGCAGVLVLVGALDDRFDISVKFRAVVQAIVALVMMFGAKLYLLSLGFIVGPFELIVGPFGYVLTLFAVWAAINAFNMVDGIDGLLGGLSSVTFAAMGIILYFDGQTSLAMWCFAMIAATLPYILLNLGFLGRRFKVFMGDAGSTMIGFTIIWILLETTQGLSHPITPVTALWLIAIPLMDMVAIMYRRLRKGMSPFSADRQHIHHLIMRAGFTSRQAFVLITLAAAILAGIGVLGEYLAFIPEWVMLLLFLGAFMVYGYCLKHAWRVARRVRRIKRRLSHYREAKNK, from the coding sequence ATGAGTACTGAGCTTGGTTTAATTTTTCTCTTTTCCCTGGCTTTCCTCTTTTTTGCTCGAAAAGCAGCTAAAAAAATTGGTTTAGTTGATAAGCCTAACTCACGTAAACGCCATCATGGCGCGATTCCGTTGGTGGGCGGCATCTCTGTGTTCGCAGGTATCTGCTTCACGTTTGCCATTACCAACTATTACCTGCCACACGCGCTGCTCTATCTGGGCTGCGCCGGTGTTCTGGTGCTGGTTGGCGCACTGGATGACCGTTTCGATATCAGCGTTAAATTCCGCGCGGTCGTGCAGGCCATTGTCGCTCTGGTGATGATGTTTGGCGCAAAACTCTATCTGCTCAGCCTGGGCTTTATCGTCGGCCCGTTCGAGCTTATCGTCGGACCCTTCGGCTATGTGCTGACGCTGTTTGCCGTCTGGGCCGCAATCAACGCCTTTAATATGGTGGACGGGATCGACGGTCTGCTGGGCGGACTCTCCTCCGTTACCTTTGCCGCCATGGGCATCATCCTCTACTTCGACGGCCAGACCAGCCTTGCGATGTGGTGTTTTGCGATGATTGCCGCCACGCTGCCCTATATCCTGCTTAACCTCGGTTTCCTCGGCCGTCGCTTCAAAGTCTTTATGGGCGATGCCGGCAGCACCATGATCGGTTTCACTATTATCTGGATTCTGCTGGAGACGACGCAGGGTCTGAGCCATCCGATTACGCCCGTTACCGCCCTCTGGCTCATCGCTATTCCGCTGATGGATATGGTGGCGATTATGTACCGTCGCCTGCGCAAAGGCATGAGCCCGTTCTCGGCTGACCGCCAGCACATTCACCATCTGATTATGCGTGCCGGCTTTACCTCGCGTCAGGCCTTTGTGCTGATCACTCTGGCGGCGGCCATTCTCGCCGGTATCGGTGTACTGGGTGAATATCTGGCGTTCATCCCGGAGTGGGTGATGCTGCTGTTGTTCCTGGGCGCCTTTATGGTTTACGGCTACTGCCTGAAACATGCGTGGCGCGTAGCGCGACGCGTCCGGCGCATCAAGCGTCGTCTGAGCCATTACCGCGAAGCAAAAAACAAATGA
- the rho gene encoding transcription termination factor Rho → MNLTELKNTPVAELITLGENMGLENQARMRKQDIIFSILKQHAKSGEDIFGDGVLEILQDGFGFLRSGDSSYLAGPDDIYVSPSQIRRFNLRTGDTISGKIRPPKEGERYFALLKVNEVNYDKPENARNKILFENLTPLHANKRLRMERGNGSTEDLTARVLDLASPIGRGQRGLIVAPPKAGKTMLLQNIAQSLAYNYPDCVLMVLLIDERPEEVTEMQRLVKGEVIASTFDEPASRHVQVAEMVIEKAKRLVEHKKDVIILLDSITRLARAYNTVVPASGKVLTGGVDANALHRPKRFFGAARNVEEGGSLTIIATALVDTGSKMDEVIYEEFKGTGNMELHLARKIAEKRVFPAIDYNRSGTRKEELLTSQEELQKMWILRKIIHPMGEIDAMEFLINKLAMTKTNDEFFDMMKRS, encoded by the coding sequence ATGAATCTTACCGAATTAAAGAATACGCCGGTTGCTGAGCTGATTACTCTCGGCGAAAATATGGGACTGGAAAACCAGGCTCGTATGCGCAAGCAGGACATTATCTTTTCAATCCTGAAGCAGCACGCAAAAAGCGGCGAAGACATCTTCGGTGATGGCGTGCTGGAGATCCTTCAGGATGGATTTGGATTCCTCCGTTCCGGAGACAGCTCCTACCTCGCCGGCCCTGATGATATCTACGTTTCTCCCAGCCAAATCCGCCGCTTTAACCTCCGCACAGGTGACACCATCTCTGGCAAAATCCGTCCACCAAAAGAAGGTGAACGTTATTTTGCGCTGCTGAAAGTTAACGAAGTTAACTACGACAAGCCGGAAAACGCGCGTAATAAGATTCTGTTCGAAAACCTCACGCCGCTGCACGCAAATAAACGTCTGCGTATGGAGCGGGGTAATGGCTCAACGGAAGATTTAACCGCACGCGTACTGGATCTGGCTTCGCCAATTGGTCGTGGTCAGCGTGGTCTGATCGTGGCACCGCCGAAAGCCGGTAAAACCATGCTGCTGCAGAACATCGCGCAGAGCCTGGCGTATAACTACCCGGATTGCGTGCTGATGGTGCTGCTGATCGATGAGCGCCCGGAAGAAGTAACCGAGATGCAGCGTCTGGTGAAAGGCGAAGTTATCGCCTCAACCTTCGATGAGCCAGCCTCACGCCACGTTCAGGTTGCTGAAATGGTGATCGAGAAGGCCAAGCGTCTGGTTGAGCACAAGAAAGATGTCATCATCCTGCTCGACTCAATCACACGTCTGGCGCGTGCCTACAACACCGTGGTTCCTGCTTCAGGTAAAGTCCTGACCGGTGGTGTGGATGCCAACGCCCTGCATCGTCCAAAGCGTTTCTTTGGTGCTGCACGTAACGTGGAAGAGGGCGGTAGCCTGACCATCATCGCGACCGCGCTGGTTGATACCGGTTCGAAGATGGATGAAGTGATTTACGAAGAGTTTAAAGGTACCGGTAACATGGAACTGCATCTCGCGCGTAAAATTGCTGAAAAACGTGTCTTCCCGGCGATTGATTACAACCGCTCTGGTACACGTAAAGAAGAGCTGCTCACTTCTCAGGAAGAGCTGCAGAAGATGTGGATCCTGCGTAAGATTATTCACCCAATGGGCGAAATCGACGCAATGGAATTCCTCATCAACAAGCTGGCGATGACCAAAACCAATGATGAATTCTTCGACATGATGAAGCGTTCATAA
- the trxA gene encoding thioredoxin TrxA codes for MSSDKIVHLTDDSFDTDVLKADGVTLVDFWAEWCGPCKMIAPILDEVAEEYDGKLTIAKLNIDDNPGTAPKYGIRGIPTLLLFKNGEVAATKVGALSKGQLKEFLNANLA; via the coding sequence ATGAGCAGCGATAAAATCGTTCATCTGACTGATGACAGTTTCGACACCGACGTGCTGAAAGCCGACGGCGTTACACTGGTAGATTTCTGGGCTGAATGGTGTGGTCCTTGCAAAATGATCGCGCCAATCCTTGATGAAGTTGCAGAAGAGTATGATGGCAAGCTGACCATCGCTAAGCTGAATATTGATGATAACCCAGGCACGGCACCGAAGTATGGCATTCGTGGTATCCCGACGCTGCTGCTGTTTAAAAATGGCGAAGTCGCCGCGACCAAAGTGGGCGCGCTGTCTAAAGGCCAGCTGAAAGAGTTCCTGAACGCCAATCTGGCGTAA
- the rhlB gene encoding ATP-dependent RNA helicase RhlB yields the protein MSKTHLTEQKFSDFALHPKVVEALDTKGFQYCTPIQALALPFTLSGRDVAGQAQTGTGKTMAFLTSTFHHLLSHPAAEGRQVNQPRALILAPTRELAVQIHADAEPLTASTGLKLGLAYGGDGYDKQLKVLEQGVDILVATTGRLIDYAKQNHVNLGAIQVMVLDEADRMFDLGFIKDIRWLFRRMPPATQRLSMLFSATLSYRVRELAFEHMNSAEYVEVEPEQKTGHRIQEELFYPSNEEKMRLLQTLLEEEWPDRAIIFANTKHRCEDVWGHLAADGHRVGLLTGDVAQKKRLRILDDFTKGDVDILVATDVAARGLHIPAVTHVFNYDLPDDCEDYVHRIGRTGRAGASGHSISLACEEYALNLPSIEEYIGHSIPVSKYSSEALLTDLPPPKRLQRSRTGSGPRRGGNNANRRGAPRNNNRKRSG from the coding sequence ATGAGCAAAACACACTTAACTGAACAGAAGTTTTCCGACTTCGCCCTGCACCCAAAAGTGGTGGAAGCCCTTGATACTAAAGGCTTTCAATACTGCACGCCGATTCAGGCGTTAGCTCTGCCTTTTACGCTTTCAGGGCGTGATGTTGCAGGCCAGGCGCAAACCGGTACCGGCAAAACGATGGCGTTTCTGACGTCAACGTTTCATCATCTTCTCTCTCATCCTGCGGCGGAAGGTCGTCAGGTTAACCAGCCTCGGGCATTAATTCTTGCGCCGACGCGTGAACTTGCTGTGCAGATTCATGCAGATGCAGAACCCCTTACCGCCTCAACCGGCCTGAAACTGGGTCTCGCCTATGGCGGAGACGGTTATGACAAACAGCTGAAAGTGCTGGAGCAGGGCGTTGATATTCTGGTCGCCACCACCGGTCGCCTGATCGACTACGCGAAGCAGAATCACGTTAACCTCGGTGCCATTCAGGTCATGGTGCTGGACGAAGCCGATCGCATGTTCGATCTCGGCTTTATTAAAGATATTCGCTGGCTGTTCCGTCGCATGCCGCCGGCAACACAGCGTCTGAGCATGCTGTTCTCGGCTACCCTCTCCTACCGCGTCCGTGAACTGGCGTTTGAGCACATGAACAGTGCTGAATATGTGGAAGTGGAACCGGAGCAGAAAACCGGCCATCGCATCCAGGAAGAGCTTTTCTATCCGTCTAACGAAGAGAAAATGCGCCTGCTGCAGACCCTGCTGGAAGAAGAGTGGCCCGATCGCGCCATTATCTTCGCTAACACCAAGCACCGCTGTGAAGATGTCTGGGGCCACCTGGCGGCGGACGGACACCGTGTCGGCCTGCTGACCGGTGATGTAGCTCAGAAGAAGCGCCTGCGCATTCTGGATGACTTCACCAAAGGTGATGTGGATATTCTGGTTGCGACCGATGTCGCGGCTCGCGGTCTGCACATCCCGGCTGTGACTCACGTCTTTAACTACGATCTGCCAGACGACTGTGAAGATTACGTTCACCGTATTGGCCGTACCGGTCGTGCGGGTGCCAGCGGGCACTCTATCAGCCTGGCCTGTGAAGAGTACGCGCTGAACCTGCCGTCGATTGAAGAGTACATTGGCCACAGCATTCCGGTCAGTAAGTACAGCAGTGAAGCGTTGTTAACCGATTTGCCGCCGCCTAAGCGTCTGCAGCGCAGCCGTACCGGCAGTGGCCCGCGTCGCGGGGGAAATAACGCCAATCGTCGCGGTGCTCCACGCAATAACAACCGTAAACGTTCAGGTTAG
- the gppA gene encoding guanosine-5'-triphosphate,3'-diphosphate diphosphatase codes for MLSASSLYAAIDLGSNSFHMLVVREVSGSIQTVAKIKRKVRLAAGLDKNNLLSADAMSRGWQCLRLFSEQLQDIPPDQIRVVATATLRLAANAQTFLDKAQQILGCTINVISGEEEARLIYQGVAHTTGGSDQRLVVDIGGGSTELATGDGSHASVLFSLSMGCVTWLERFFSDRHLAKENFDQAELAAREMIQPIAAQLREQGWQACVGASGTVQALQEIMVAQGMDERITLNKLQQLKQRAIQCGKLEELEIEGLTLERALVFPSGLSILIAIFQELSIDSMTLAGGALREGLVYGMLHLPIDRDIRTRTLHNVQRRFSIDVEQADRVRQLAESFFRQVSTPWKLDQRCRELLLSACAIHEIGLSVDFRHAPQHAAYLVRHLDLPGFTPAQKKLLACLLQNQSGSIDLALLTQQNALPPRLAERMCRLLRLAIIFSTRRRDDTLPAVRLQADDDALHLTLPAGWLEAHPLRSELLEQESHYQSYVHWLLTLS; via the coding sequence ATGCTAAGCGCATCGTCACTTTATGCAGCGATTGATTTAGGGTCTAACAGCTTTCATATGTTGGTGGTGCGCGAGGTCTCTGGCAGTATTCAGACCGTCGCAAAAATTAAGCGCAAGGTTCGCCTTGCTGCCGGTCTGGATAAAAATAACCTGTTGTCAGCCGATGCGATGTCGCGTGGCTGGCAATGCCTCAGACTGTTCTCTGAACAACTGCAGGATATTCCCCCCGATCAGATCCGCGTGGTGGCGACCGCCACGCTGCGTCTGGCTGCCAACGCGCAGACCTTCCTCGATAAAGCTCAACAGATTCTCGGCTGTACCATCAACGTCATCAGCGGTGAAGAAGAGGCGCGCCTGATTTATCAGGGCGTGGCCCACACCACCGGCGGTTCCGACCAGCGTTTAGTGGTCGATATCGGCGGCGGCAGCACCGAACTGGCGACCGGCGATGGCTCGCACGCCTCGGTGTTGTTCAGCCTGTCGATGGGCTGTGTGACGTGGCTTGAACGCTTCTTCAGCGATCGTCACCTGGCGAAAGAGAACTTTGACCAGGCCGAGCTGGCAGCGCGTGAGATGATCCAGCCGATTGCCGCGCAATTGCGTGAGCAGGGCTGGCAGGCCTGTGTCGGGGCCTCCGGCACGGTTCAGGCGCTGCAGGAGATCATGGTTGCGCAGGGCATGGATGAGCGCATCACGCTAAATAAACTGCAGCAGCTCAAACAGCGTGCCATTCAGTGCGGCAAACTGGAAGAGCTGGAAATCGAAGGGCTGACGCTGGAGCGGGCGCTGGTGTTCCCGAGCGGTCTGTCGATTCTCATCGCCATCTTCCAGGAACTCAGCATTGACAGCATGACGCTGGCGGGCGGCGCACTGCGTGAAGGACTGGTCTACGGCATGCTGCATCTGCCCATCGACCGCGATATCCGGACCCGCACGCTGCACAACGTTCAGCGCCGTTTCAGCATTGATGTTGAACAGGCAGACCGCGTGCGCCAGCTGGCAGAAAGTTTCTTCCGTCAGGTTTCCACGCCGTGGAAGCTGGATCAGCGATGTCGTGAGCTGCTGCTCAGCGCCTGTGCGATCCACGAAATCGGCCTGAGCGTCGACTTCCGTCATGCGCCGCAGCACGCGGCGTATCTGGTGCGTCACCTCGACCTTCCGGGCTTCACACCGGCGCAGAAGAAGCTGCTGGCCTGTTTACTGCAAAACCAGAGCGGCAGCATCGACCTGGCATTGCTGACGCAGCAAAATGCCCTGCCGCCGCGTCTGGCGGAACGGATGTGCCGTCTGCTGCGGCTGGCGATTATTTTCTCTACCCGCCGTCGCGACGACACGCTGCCTGCAGTGCGGCTACAGGCAGACGACGATGCCCTGCATCTGACCCTGCCCGCAGGCTGGCTGGAGGCGCATCCGCTGCGCAGTGAGCTGCTGGAGCAGGAAAGCCACTATCAGTCTTACGTCCACTGGTTGTTAACCCTGTCGTAA
- the rep gene encoding DNA helicase Rep — protein sequence MRLNPSQQRAVEFVTGPCLVLAGAGSGKTRVITNKIAHLIRECGYQARHIAAVTFTNKASREMKERVAQTLGRKEARGLLISTFHTLGLEIIKRETAALGMKSNFSLFDDQDQLALLKELTKEWLEEDKTLLQQLISTISNWKNDLIDPQGAAALARSQQDNIFAHCYALYSQHLKSCNVLDFDDLILLPTLLLQRNQEVRERWQQRIRYLLVDEYQDTNTSQYELVKLLVGARARFTVVGDDDQSIYSWRGARPQNLVLLNQDFPALEVVKLEQNYRSSQRILKAANILIANNPHVFEKRLFSELGQGSELKVLTANSEEHEAERVTGELIAHHFINRTQYKDYAILYRGNHQSRTFEKFLMQNRIPYRISGGTSFFSRPEIKDLLAYLRVLTNPEDDSAFLRIVNTPRREIGPATLQKLGEWANLRSKSLFNASFDVGLGQTLSGRGLEHLQRFTHWLNEIIQLSEREPVNAVRDLIRGIDYESWLFETSGSPKAAEMRMKNVNTLFQWMTEMLEGSDIDEPMTLAQVVTRFTLRDMMERGESDEELDQVQLMTLHASKGLEFPYVFLVGMEEGLLPHQSSIDENNIEEERRLAYVGITRAQKELTFTLCRERRQYGELVRPEPSRFLLELPQDDLQWETERKVVSAEERMKTGQSRVAGLRAMLDKAKKS from the coding sequence ATGCGTTTAAACCCCAGCCAACAACGTGCCGTCGAATTTGTTACCGGTCCCTGTCTGGTGCTGGCGGGCGCGGGATCGGGCAAAACCCGCGTGATTACCAATAAAATCGCCCATCTGATTCGTGAATGCGGCTATCAGGCGCGCCATATCGCTGCGGTGACCTTTACCAATAAGGCCTCGCGCGAAATGAAAGAGCGTGTCGCGCAGACGCTGGGCCGTAAAGAGGCGCGCGGTCTGCTGATCTCGACCTTCCATACGCTGGGACTGGAGATCATTAAACGCGAAACGGCGGCGCTGGGCATGAAATCGAACTTCTCGCTGTTCGACGATCAGGATCAGCTCGCCCTGCTGAAAGAGCTGACCAAAGAGTGGCTGGAAGAGGATAAGACGCTGTTACAGCAGCTTATCTCCACCATCTCGAACTGGAAAAATGATCTGATCGATCCGCAGGGCGCCGCCGCGCTGGCGCGCTCCCAGCAGGATAATATTTTTGCGCACTGCTATGCCCTCTATAGCCAGCATCTGAAGTCGTGCAACGTGCTCGATTTCGATGACCTGATCCTGCTGCCGACGCTGCTGCTGCAGCGTAATCAGGAAGTGCGCGAACGCTGGCAGCAGCGTATCCGCTATCTGCTGGTGGATGAGTATCAGGACACCAACACCAGTCAGTATGAGCTGGTTAAACTGCTGGTTGGCGCACGGGCGCGCTTCACGGTGGTCGGCGATGACGATCAGTCGATCTACTCCTGGCGTGGCGCGCGGCCGCAGAATCTGGTGCTGCTGAATCAGGATTTCCCGGCGCTGGAGGTCGTGAAGCTGGAGCAGAACTACCGCTCTTCGCAGCGCATCCTGAAGGCGGCGAATATCCTGATTGCCAACAACCCGCACGTCTTTGAGAAACGGCTGTTTTCGGAGCTGGGGCAGGGCAGTGAGCTGAAAGTGCTGACCGCCAACAGCGAAGAGCATGAAGCGGAGCGGGTGACCGGCGAACTGATCGCGCATCACTTCATTAACCGGACACAGTACAAAGATTACGCGATTCTCTATCGCGGTAACCATCAGTCGCGGACCTTTGAAAAGTTTCTGATGCAGAACCGCATCCCTTATCGCATCTCTGGCGGCACCTCGTTCTTCTCCCGGCCGGAGATCAAGGATCTGCTCGCCTACCTGCGCGTGCTGACCAATCCTGAAGATGACAGCGCGTTTCTGCGCATCGTCAATACGCCGCGCCGTGAGATTGGCCCGGCCACGCTGCAGAAGCTGGGTGAGTGGGCCAACCTACGCAGCAAGAGCCTGTTTAACGCCAGTTTTGATGTCGGCCTGGGGCAGACGCTGAGCGGCCGTGGGCTGGAGCATCTGCAGCGCTTCACCCACTGGCTGAATGAGATTATCCAGCTGAGCGAAAGGGAGCCGGTGAATGCGGTGCGCGACCTGATTCGCGGCATCGACTACGAAAGCTGGCTGTTCGAAACCTCCGGCAGTCCGAAAGCCGCCGAAATGCGGATGAAGAACGTCAATACGCTGTTTCAGTGGATGACTGAAATGCTGGAGGGCAGCGATATCGATGAGCCGATGACGCTGGCGCAGGTGGTGACGCGCTTTACCCTGCGCGACATGATGGAGCGCGGTGAAAGCGATGAAGAGCTGGATCAGGTGCAGCTGATGACGCTGCACGCCTCTAAAGGGCTGGAGTTCCCCTATGTCTTCCTGGTGGGTATGGAAGAGGGACTGTTGCCGCATCAGAGCAGCATCGATGAGAACAACATCGAAGAGGAGCGTCGCCTGGCTTACGTGGGGATCACAAGGGCGCAGAAAGAGCTGACCTTTACCCTGTGTCGCGAACGCCGGCAATATGGCGAGTTAGTCCGGCCGGAACCGAGTCGTTTTCTGCTGGAACTGCCGCAGGACGATCTGCAATGGGAAACCGAGCGCAAAGTGGTCAGTGCGGAAGAACGAATGAAAACCGGACAGAGCCGGGTCGCCGGTCTGAGAGCGATGCTGGATAAGGCGAAAAAGAGTTAA
- the ppiC gene encoding peptidylprolyl isomerase PpiC produces MAKTAAALHILVKEEALAKEILAKLAKGGNFQQLAKKHSTCPSGRNGGDLGEFRQGQMVPAFDKAVFTCPLLTPYGPVKTGFGYHIIKVLYRN; encoded by the coding sequence ATGGCGAAAACCGCGGCGGCTTTACACATCCTCGTCAAAGAGGAAGCGCTGGCAAAAGAGATTCTGGCGAAACTGGCGAAAGGCGGCAATTTCCAGCAGCTGGCAAAGAAGCACTCAACCTGTCCTTCCGGCCGGAATGGCGGCGATCTGGGCGAGTTCCGTCAGGGACAGATGGTGCCGGCCTTTGATAAAGCGGTCTTTACCTGCCCGCTGCTGACGCCTTACGGGCCGGTAAAGACCGGCTTTGGTTATCACATTATCAAAGTGCTCTACCGCAACTAA
- a CDS encoding AsmA family protein, translating into MSRTGKIVSWVAGILVLLIVVIIVVIATFDWNRLKPTINQKVSTELNRPFAIRGDLGIDWARNRDEAGWRRWVPWPQIHAEDIMLGNPPDISDVTMVHLQRVDATLSPLSLLHKEVFIPWIKLQRPDARLVQTADKKNNWTFTLAESGKDEKKAAPSAWSFRLDNILFDQGQIRYRDAINHADVTVQVNPLGKPVPYTQIAGGDDQQKGAGDFVFGWKASGTYNDEKLTGDGRIGGMLSLRSQNTPFPIQADVRNGTTRVQVTGGLQDPMNLGGLNVRLRFSGDTLANLYGLTGVLLPDTPPYETDGHLIAKFNGEKGAVYRYEKFNGHIGDSDIHGSLIYSQVKPRPTLSGEMTSEQLRMADLGPLIGVDSGKGSEKTAQAKARRGEKSNQPADRVLPHDKFDTKNWDVMDADVKFSGKRIEHSNSLPLSDLYTHLQMKNGDLLLDPLRFGVAGGNLNSTIRLEGDHSPMRGRVDLHVRKLQLRQLFPTVEAMKNSRGQLNGDASFTGTGNSVADLLATSNGQLKLLMNDGLISRSLMEIAGLNVGNYVVGKLFGDDQVRINCAATDLKLQNGVATPNLFVFDTENAIINVSGNANFASERLDLSVNPESKGIRIVTLRSPLYVRGTFKNPDAGVKTGPLLARGAAAVALGAVVGPAAALLALISPSDNEDNQCSTVLQQMKQKK; encoded by the coding sequence ATGTCGCGTACCGGGAAAATAGTCAGCTGGGTAGCAGGAATTCTGGTGTTGTTGATCGTGGTGATTATCGTCGTCATCGCGACCTTTGACTGGAATCGCCTGAAGCCCACCATCAATCAAAAAGTCTCGACCGAGTTAAACCGTCCCTTTGCGATACGCGGGGATCTGGGCATCGACTGGGCACGAAATCGCGACGAAGCAGGCTGGCGGCGCTGGGTGCCGTGGCCGCAGATCCATGCGGAAGATATCATGCTGGGCAATCCGCCTGACATTTCTGACGTCACCATGGTGCATCTGCAGCGTGTCGACGCCACTCTGTCACCGCTGTCGCTGCTGCATAAAGAGGTGTTCATCCCGTGGATTAAGCTGCAGCGGCCCGATGCGCGGCTGGTTCAGACTGCCGATAAAAAGAACAACTGGACTTTTACCCTTGCTGAAAGCGGCAAGGATGAGAAGAAGGCTGCGCCATCGGCCTGGTCCTTCCGTCTGGATAATATTCTTTTTGATCAGGGCCAGATTCGCTATCGCGACGCTATTAACCATGCCGACGTTACGGTGCAGGTCAATCCGCTGGGTAAACCGGTGCCGTATACGCAGATTGCTGGCGGCGATGACCAGCAGAAGGGCGCAGGCGACTTCGTCTTTGGCTGGAAGGCCAGCGGCACCTATAACGACGAGAAACTCACTGGTGACGGCAGGATTGGCGGCATGCTGTCGCTGCGCAGCCAGAACACGCCGTTCCCGATTCAGGCCGATGTGCGCAACGGCACCACGCGCGTTCAGGTGACCGGCGGTCTGCAGGATCCGATGAACCTCGGCGGGCTGAACGTGCGCCTGCGCTTCTCGGGCGATACGCTGGCGAATCTCTATGGCCTGACCGGCGTTCTGCTGCCTGACACACCGCCTTATGAAACTGACGGCCATCTGATTGCTAAATTTAATGGCGAAAAGGGCGCGGTCTACCGCTATGAGAAATTCAACGGCCATATCGGCGATAGCGATATTCATGGCTCGCTGATCTACAGCCAGGTCAAACCCCGCCCGACACTCAGCGGTGAAATGACCTCTGAGCAGCTGCGTATGGCCGATCTGGGGCCGCTGATTGGCGTCGACTCCGGCAAAGGCAGCGAAAAAACGGCGCAGGCTAAAGCCCGTCGCGGTGAGAAATCGAATCAGCCTGCCGACCGCGTGCTGCCGCACGATAAATTCGATACCAAAAACTGGGATGTGATGGATGCCGACGTGAAGTTCAGCGGCAAACGGATCGAACACAGCAATTCACTGCCGTTGAGCGATCTCTATACCCATTTGCAGATGAAAAACGGCGATCTGCTGCTGGATCCGCTGCGCTTTGGTGTGGCAGGCGGCAATCTCAACAGCACTATCCGGCTGGAAGGCGATCACTCGCCGATGCGTGGTCGGGTTGACCTTCATGTGCGTAAGCTGCAGCTGCGTCAGCTCTTCCCGACGGTAGAGGCGATGAAGAACAGCCGTGGCCAGCTTAATGGCGATGCCAGCTTTACCGGCACCGGTAACTCCGTGGCCGATCTGCTGGCGACCAGCAACGGGCAACTTAAGCTGCTGATGAATGATGGGTTGATCAGCCGCAGCCTGATGGAGATTGCCGGACTCAACGTGGGTAATTACGTGGTAGGCAAACTGTTTGGCGATGACCAGGTGCGCATCAACTGTGCCGCGACCGATCTCAAATTGCAGAACGGTGTGGCGACGCCAAACCTGTTTGTGTTTGATACCGAGAACGCCATTATCAATGTGTCCGGTAACGCGAACTTCGCCAGTGAGCGGCTGGATCTGTCAGTAAATCCGGAGAGTAAAGGCATCCGCATCGTGACGCTGCGTTCCCCGCTTTACGTGCGCGGCACCTTCAAAAATCCTGATGCGGGCGTGAAAACGGGGCCACTGCTGGCGCGTGGTGCGGCTGCCGTGGCGCTGGGCGCGGTCGTGGGTCCGGCAGCGGCGCTGCTGGCACTGATCTCTCCAAGTGATAACGAAGACAACCAGTGCAGCACCGTGTTGCAACAGATGAAGCAGAAGAAGTAA
- the pdeH gene encoding cyclic-guanylate-specific phosphodiesterase, protein MVMESFSQWLPSSTDLNLQPETPLFWQQCHRRYRFQPIYRVTGRLLAIELLTAVYHPMTPERSLSPEAWFSGLDIAQRLNVVYEQLELLAEWSAFFQRHDVVASVNINGPSLLAIQHRPAIRRLITGLPWIRFELTEHQALPQEEKVAKIPELGPLWLDDFGSGMANFSALTELKYDYIKLSRDLFTLLGTTDEGRSLFSMLLALISRYCNGVIVEGVETEAQWQQVKASPAIAAQGYYFSRPIPFSELNHLTIQLP, encoded by the coding sequence ATAGTGATGGAGAGTTTTAGCCAATGGCTGCCGTCTTCAACCGACCTGAATCTCCAGCCGGAAACCCCGCTCTTCTGGCAACAATGCCATCGACGCTATCGGTTTCAGCCGATCTATCGGGTCACCGGTCGGTTGCTCGCCATTGAACTGCTGACCGCCGTTTATCATCCCATGACGCCGGAACGGAGTCTCTCGCCCGAAGCCTGGTTTAGCGGACTCGACATCGCTCAGCGCCTGAACGTCGTGTATGAGCAGCTTGAACTGCTCGCCGAGTGGAGCGCGTTTTTTCAGCGCCATGACGTCGTCGCCTCGGTCAACATCAACGGCCCCTCACTGCTCGCCATTCAGCACCGACCGGCTATTCGTCGTCTTATTACCGGCCTGCCCTGGATACGCTTTGAACTCACCGAGCATCAGGCGCTGCCGCAGGAAGAGAAAGTGGCGAAAATACCTGAACTCGGGCCGCTGTGGCTGGATGATTTCGGCTCGGGTATGGCGAATTTCTCGGCGCTGACCGAACTAAAATATGATTACATCAAGCTGTCGCGCGACCTGTTTACTCTGCTGGGTACGACTGATGAGGGACGCAGCCTCTTTTCGATGCTGCTGGCGCTGATCAGTCGCTACTGCAACGGCGTTATTGTTGAAGGCGTAGAGACGGAAGCGCAGTGGCAGCAGGTCAAAGCGTCGCCTGCTATTGCGGCACAGGGCTACTACTTTTCGCGTCCGATCCCCTTTTCTGAGTTGAATCATCTTACTATCCAGCTTCCCTGA